One Podarcis raffonei isolate rPodRaf1 chromosome 3, rPodRaf1.pri, whole genome shotgun sequence genomic region harbors:
- the OST4 gene encoding dolichyl-diphosphooligosaccharide--protein glycosyltransferase subunit 4, with the protein MVTDVQLAIFANMLGVSLFLLVVLYHYVAVNNPKKQE; encoded by the coding sequence atggtgaCGGACGTGCAGCTGGCCATCTTCGCCAACATGCTGGGCGTCTCGCTCTTCCTGCTGGTCGTCCTCTACCACTACGTGGCCGTCAACAACCCCAAGAAGCAGGAGTGA
- the LOC128411656 gene encoding glucosamine-6-phosphate isomerase 1-like: MKLIILEDHAQASEWAAKYIRNRIIQFSPGPSKYFTLGLPSGSTPLGCYGKLIEYYKNGDLSFQYVKTFNMTEYVGLAKDHPESYHSFMWNNFFKHIDISSENTHFLDGKAANLEEECEAFEEKIKEAGGIELFLGGIGPDGHIAFNEPGSSLVSRTRVKTLAMDTILANARFFGGDFSKVPTMALTVGVGTVMDAREVMILIAGAHKAFALYKAIEEGVSHMWTVSAFQQHPRTVFVCDEDATVELKVKTVKHFQGLMLVHNKLVDPLYSMKETEGGRGESKKPYKD; this comes from the coding sequence ATGAAACTCATCATTCTAGAGGACCATGCTCAGGCCAGCGAATGGGCAGCAAAGTACATTAGGAATCGGATCATCCAGTTTAGTCCTGGTCCAAGCAAATATTTcacccttggacttccctccggAAGTACTCCGTTAGGGTGCTATGGGAAACTAATAGAATATTACAAGAACGGAGATCTTTCTTTCCAGTATGTGAAAACCTTCAACATGACTGAGTATGTGGGTCTTGCGAAGGATCACCCCGAAAGCTACCACTCCTTCATGTGGAACAACTTCTTCAAGCACATCGACATATCCTCTGAAAACACCCACTTTCTGGATGGAaaggcagcaaacctggaagAGGAGTGTGAGGCTTTTGAAGAGAAGATCAAAGAGGCTGGAGGAATCGAGCTCTTTCTTGGAGGGATTGGCCCAGATGGTCACATTGCTTTCAATGAGCCCGGCTCCAGCCTGGTGTCCAGAACCCGAGTGAAGACCTTGGCGATGGACACCATCTTGGCCAATGCCAGGTTCTTTGGTGGAGACTTCTCCAAAGTGCCCACCATGGCACTCACCGTTGGGGTGGGCACAGTCATGGACGCCAGAGAGGTGATGATCCTGATCGCAGGAGCCCACAAGGCGTTTGCTTTGTACAAGGCCATTGAGGAAGGAGTCAGCCACATGTGGACGGTGTCTGCTTTCCAGCAACATCCCCGCACTGTCTTTGTGTGCGATGAAGACGCCACGGTGGAACTTAAAGTAAAAACTGTGAAGCACTTTCAAGGTCTGATGCTGGTTCACAACAAGCTTGTGGATCCACTGTACAGCATGAAAGAAACGGAAGGAGGCAGAGGGGAGTCCAAGAAGCCCTATAAGGACTAG